A stretch of DNA from Saccharomycodes ludwigii strain NBRC 1722 chromosome I, whole genome shotgun sequence:
GGTCCAGTCAATAAAACACCTTTAGGCAATTTACCACCCAAGGCTTCGTATTTTGCGGGGTCTTTcaaaaaatcaacaatTTCTTCCAATTCTGCACGCGCCTCATCACAACCACGAACATCATCAAATTTAACAGTAGTCTTAGTGACGTCCACAGATTTGTCAGCAACTTCGCTTGACTTCAATAAGGAGGTATTCTCAgtaatatatttgaaaCCTTCAGAAACACCGTATGTTAGTAATCCAAAAATTACTAGCCACCTAATCCACCTAGAAACTATAGTGGCTGTAGATTCAGTTATAATAACATGAACGGGTTCCTTTGGTGTACCAATATGTGTATTCATCACATAAGGCGCTGAAGGCGAAGCAGTTGAGGTAGTATTGCCGGTGTTGGTACCAGCACCATTATTTGCAGCTAAAGTTTGCTTAACAGATTCAGCTTGGACATGTTTGCCAGTTTCCTCTAGAGCTTTAATGTAGATGGTGGTACACTCGGGGGAAGAAGCAATTCCGGGCGTTTCAAATCTAGAAACAACATATTGAGGGTACCCAGAATTCATTAATAGTCTATAAAAACCGGCCTGAATGTTTGGATCATTGAAATGTTGATTAGCTTCTTGTTCCCTTTCGGCCAAAACTGCGTGTAAAGCTGATGTTGAAGATGCATTTGTGGTTTCTTCTTTTGGCTTTGAAGTTATAGGTTCGCCCTTTTCATTAGAAGGATTTTGCTGATTAGAATAAAAACGGTAATGGTTTATAAAAAAGTGAATGTTATTTAGCCTCTTTActttattaaatgaaatggaagaatataaacattttgAGGACAGTATTAGGGTTAAGTTGGATCTCAAAGCAAGCGATGGTTTCACGGTCGCTTTGATGTATGATGTTAATATTCTTGAGTTCATATGCTTAatgtttcttttcttttttttcctttttcttttttttttttttttttttttgaattcttttgtttgttttcctgaggttttaatattcttttaaatgtgctataataatacttttaatttattggtagtttaccttttttttttttcatacaTATGAATGCTGTTTTGTAGAGTTAGTagttaatatatatatatgctgtatgatgtttatatttatataaaaagttgtattctgttagtatttttatcttaatTTCAGTTTTGATATTGAAGAAGAGATAAAAACCGAAATGAGGTGATTGTAGAaagcaagaaaaaaaagaaaaaaaaatgcctacgaaaaaaatgttatattttataattaccTCAAGATTACTATTTAAAgtggcaaaaaaaagaaaaaaaagaaagaaattgaaggaaataacaaaaagagCAGTTTTataaacgaaaaaaaaaaaaaaaaaaaaaaaaaaatgagtgaaaataaaagatagGAGAATAAAATGTGGGAAAAGTTATAATTTTAGAATGATCTGGAAGATATTTTACCGCTTTACAATGAATAATATATGCCACTCAACATCCGGGTAATGGTATCTTTGATATTCTCACTCTGCAATGTTTTCTTAGTAGATAAacaattatattaaaacaagTCCAGCGACAATCGGATATTAACACCCGATATATTACCgacttatttttaactaaaagtgaaataaaatagcaCTAATCTTTCAAACTTGCGATCCTTTTCAGAAATGCTTAGCAgacatattaaaaatttgggGGGGGGGGCCTTATTCATTGGTTTGTATAGTAAAACAagaattgtttttgatCCCAAAAATGTTGGACCTTTCACGTTCCGCCTCTAAGTAAAAGAAATTTAGTCCTAAATGGTAAAATTAAGAAGAAAAACTGCAAAAACTGTCCTGAAAGCATCACTGTTGAAATCTTATAATTAAATCCTCGTAATTTTCAACATTCTGTATTTTAAAACCATGTTCATTAGCCAAATGAAGTAAgcagataaaaaaaaaactggtGGATAGATCTTTTCTTGCTGATTCACCATACATATTAGTTACTTGACTTACAACATCcgaaaaatttaaatcttGTACTGTAGTATCTACTTCATCTGTCAATAATAACTCGTCATGAAAAGATTCACTAACTTCTTTACTGTTCTTAGTATTAACTAGGTTCATTTGAATAGTAGCCCAGATATTatcctttaattttttaacgtCAACTCTTTTAGAAACCCTAGAATAAGTcattttattgttaaattCAGTAGGATTTCGTAAGGGTAATGATGTTGCTGTATGAGCAATATTCATTCCATTAGAATTTTCCATTTGTTCAGATAAATTAGGAACTTTTAAATCAATTGGTTCTTGTGCACTATCCAATTTATCCTCATCCCCAAATGCatcattaaaatcaaaaccAATGATGTCGTCATTGTTTTCGTTGTCACTATTATCGTTATCAGGTAATAAGTCACCATTTAGTGATGCATTCTCCACAGTTTCGTTTATATCATAATTTTTGGCCCAGAAATTTTCGTCAGCAATATTTGGTAcatcattattgtttaaatcattattattaacaatattattattagtagtagtattattagtactTTGAATAGATTTGTAACCACCTTTAGAAAgctttttcaaattttctcttttagATATAAAGGCCATTCGCACAGTAGGTTTGATAAATAGCCTCGTAATTTTATCTGCGGTAAAATGGAAATCATTtggtaataaataatgtgTTTCATTTTCACGATCTTTTAGCGGCATATCAATTCtagatttttttctggattcaaatattatatCCTCTGGATTAGTTgagaaatcaaaaaaatcaatttgttttttatcaattatTGGAGATGAATTATCGTCATCGCTATGATCaccaacattattattattggtggtggtggtagtagtagtggtagtagtagcagcagcagcagcagtgGTACTAGCGTCAGCagtagtattgttattatcattgctAGTATTGgtgttaaattttttccaatttgtAACTTTCCAATGATCTCGACCTCTCCAActctttttcaaattatcaTCAAAGTAGCTTAACGCATCCATATCTAAAACAGCGCTTATTCCTTCATCACTAATAACACTCATAGTATTGGTAATATCACTAATATTTGACTCATTACTATGCTCTACTAGTAAATTGTTGCTTTTATTAACGATATTTTCCTCAAACTCATAAATGTCATGTGATGGATTTCTATCAgattcatcatcattatcattatcatagCTATCATAATCATCCATTGCAGTGCGAGGATCAATATTAACATCTTGAATACCAATATCATTTAAAGCTACATCTTCTAAGTCTTGATCTGTTagaaaattttcaaattttccaTTCACATCCTTTAATAGTTCTTTGGCCTTGGATACATCTTTGACAACAGTTCTAACTTCTTCCATCGAAGGacataaatttttaaaatttaaatttgttataATTTTGCTACCTAACGCAAGAATATCATCATCAGTTTGTTGAAAATTATCTCGAGAAATATTATAAGCCGATGAAAGTTGAGATATATTTTGATCGTTGGCGCTACTACTCTCTTTATCATCATCGCTGTCTAGGGGATCGCTAATAGAATCTAatatactattattgtctTCATCATGCTCATTGATTAAATTCTCTGCgctttttataatattattttcaacagtttttgttttttcccCTTCTCCTGTCATATTTTTTCCCCgtatatctttttcttcaaaaacCGATGTACCTATAGCATCGAAAATAACTctaatattatcatctaCATTTAAAGTGCTTAACAATAAACTTTTAGAACCACCTTCATCAAATTCCGATAACGCCTTCTTAAACAAAGGATCTATTCTTAGTTCTTTATCCAATTCctttaatttaatattgtCAAACTCCGTCAATGTAGTCTCTAAAATTCTATTATAGTTTCTCCTCCTTTTACCAATCTCTTCTGCTACTGAATTGACTGGTAAACCAGTGACAGGGTCGATAACTACATCACCATTTTGTACAGCTGTATTATCGGTAATATTAGTATTCCCATCCTCAGCACCATTATGGTTCGGGCCATTATTAACGCGATGATCATTACTCtcaacatttttattcttgtCCGTTGCTAATCCAGTTAATAATTTTCCAGTTTCAGTAGCAACTGAATCTACCCTTgaagaatatattttgaCACAGCCATCTAAGGTGGCAGATGCTCTTTGGAAATTAATATTGCCGttttcatcatcttttaaaacatttaaatcATGGAAATAATCAATAAGGGCAAAATTCCAACTATTTTTGGAAGTAATTTTATTGTCAGTTGCCAATTTGATCCATTCTTCGAAGTTAGCCATTATAGTGGCTCTATTTGTGAAAATACCAACATCTTCttcgtcatcatcatcttcagcATGATTAGGATCACTCTTATCTACAATCCTATTATGTTGTTGGTATCTGAACTGTAAAgccatattttttaaagtttacTTCTTTActgttttaaaagaaaaaagaagagaaaaaaaagaaagaaaagaaagaagagaaagaaaggaaaggCTAACAAGTTTATATCTCAGTATTCAAATAATAGttaaatcatcatcttttttACAAATCTGAGAGGAAGGAACGggagaacaaaaaaaaaaaaaaaaaaaaaaaaaaaaatcataaaaaaaaaaaaaaatcataaaaaaaaaaaaatcataaaaatCACGTGACTCGGATTCTACAGGGTTTGACACAAAAGTAATTTACATATTACATTATATTAACTAATCACGTGAAATAAAGtgatttgttttattcACTTTACCCAATtaatcaaataatatataatattttataattcatTATACCGAGTGAATTCTAActtttattaacaaaaaaaaaaagaaataaaataaaatataccaGCAGAACACATAGCTGCATGTtcgttttgttttaataaatttctgTGTTTTCTATGTTAGGTTTGTCCTCCCAACCAGTATACATCAAAGCCATTCTTGTATGTTTATCCAAAGGTTCCTGTCTCTTAACATGGCGTCTTAAAATATACTCCTGGAAATTTGGCCATAATTCTTTAAATTGGAATTTAGCACGAACCCATAACGGAACATCAAATATCTCATCCAATTCTTCCAAAGTCAACATTTTAGTCTCCggcataaaaaaataaaccaaacACCAGCCTATAATATTCCAGCCGGCATAAAACCCAAAAGATCCTTGTGGGTATAAATGCTTTAACATACTTGGCCAAGTAATTGCCAAAATAAAGTTGAAGCCCCAAAGGACAACCGTAAAAAGTGAGGCACCAATAGCTCTAATATAAAGTGGGAAAACTTCACCAGCAATAACGAAGGGAACAACACCCATACCAAAAGAGTAAATGGCAGTGAAAACATAAATACCCATAGAGACAATGCCAACCCTAGTTTCTTGATCTGGGATCCAAAATGCAAATCCAGTgacaaaaacaaacaagGCCAACCACGGGAAAGTGttaagtaataaaaatcttCTACCAAATCTATCAATCATGAAAAAGGCTGGAATggcaaaaacaaaattaattatacCAAATCCTAGAGACGCGGTTAGTGCCTGAACCCCATCAAAGCCAGATTTGAGAAAAATAGAACTACTGTAATATGCTTGAATATTAATACTACAAAATTGTTGCATGAAAGCACATATAAAGGCAGTAACAAAAGCATTTCTATTTCTTCTGACAGTAAACACTTCTTTCAATCTAATAAAATAGGGAATTTCTAGGGAACTTTCCtccattattaaaacatgTTGGTAAAACAAATCGCGACAAGCCAAAATTTTATGCGATCTCAATTGGACTGTGGACTCATAAGCTTCTAAATATCGACCTTTACCTAGCAACCAACGTGGAGATTCAGGACACCAAGGAATTTGAATCATAACAAATATAGCAGGTAGCATTGCACTACCCAACATTAATCTCCAATTTAACCCACCATTAACACCATTATCACCAACTTTATAGAAAATTAAACTGAAGGCATACCCCCACATGATGCCAAAAGCTGTAAAAGTCTGCCAATTCATAGAAATTACGCCGCGTAACCTCTTAGTGGAGCATTCCGCTAAATAAACAGAGGTGGTGGCAGATTTAGGACCAATACCAAAACCTAGAAAGAACCTTACAACGAAGAGATAAACCCAACTATTTGTTGGTGAGAAACCTTGTAGGAAACAAGTAATAGCAGAGATAGCACATGTTATAAATATGACTTTTTTTCTACCAAGTTTATTGTTTAACCAATCGGTCAACCAACATGAAATACCGGCACAACATAAATATGGAGCACCATTTATTAAACCTTCAATCCAGTTATCATGATCACTGCCTGATCCCAACCCAACAGCCTTAGGATAAAATAGGTTAGCCCCGTTAATAATGCTTTCATCAAAGCCTTGAACTGAGGCTGACATGGCACTGCCGATAATGGCGGCAATTAGTTTTTTAGGaatatttttccatttGTGATGTATTTCATCATAGCAGGcaattttttccccttGGGTCAAAAACTCCATTCTATCAAAATTATTGGGTGATCTAGCCAAAGCTGCAGCTCTGccaaaaatatcattttcattaggCAAGTTATACTTTAACGCAAAATTGCGACCCATTTCCATAACCTGTTCCTCAGTATATGAACCTAAAACGTTATTTTCATCGACTCCATCATTGGCAAGCTTTTTTTGGGATTGTTTAAAcactttcttttttttagtggatgatttggattttttatcgttatatgaataaaaattggaTTTATTGTAGTTTTCTTTATCATCTGTTGTCGATGAACTATTTATAGACACTTCTTCAAAAATACCTACGTTCGAAGGATGTCTTATTTGATGTGTCTTTGAATCATCAACTTCAGCATAATTATAGTCATCAGCATCGTACTGATcataatattttgtatttttaaaagtaaatgACGTGTTGTCATTATCTAAGGTTGagatattttcaatttcgAAAATACCTTGATCCTTTTTGCTATTTGAGTTTATACTCGAATTATCGaacattttaatttttatttactgaTTTTATTCTCTTTCGCACCCTCTCTCTATTTGTAccaaaatgataataagaataaagatgaaattgtaaatattttatatttttttttaatcgatatctggaaaaaaaaaaaaaaaaaaaaaaaagagagagagggaaagtaaaagaaaaggaaaatagaAGGGAAGAAATGAatagaattaaaagatGGTAAGTATTATATATGAAAGAATcataactttttctttatagacaattattttcttaaaaTACAACTTTTAggattttatatttatatatatttctttatacctagtttttatttttattgttatattttattaaatatatatgtcactttaatttaaattatgcTTAATATAGTTAGTGTCAGCAATTCCGTGTAATTTTAATGACTATATTATATTCTAAAAAGCAAGAAGagagcaaaaaaaaaaaaaaaacaaaaaacaaaacaaaaaacaatacaGCTGATATCATTTATaacatataaatattttaaaaaaaagttaatagTAATGGTTAAGTTACGTGATAATTTAGATTCTTTGATATTAGTAGCATAGTATTTATGTTGATAAATTCTTGAGCATCTTAGTagaagtgaaaaaaaaaaaaaaaaaaaaaataataataataaaattaaaaaaaagggtatataaaatataattgcGTGTGGGGGGAACAGGGTGTGACTTGgtgatattaaataataaaaataatgttgcCATTGTAATTAGCCTTACGTCatactttttttagtaataatataatatttatttttgatattagGATAGTCCCTTTTTTACAACTTTAGtatatattgttttaaatatttgttttataagTGCTTATCAAATCCACTTTGTACAATtgcaataaaaaataaaataaatagatttattatttaatagcAAGAGCCACACAAATAAAGTCCGTTCCTCTCCGTTCCTCTCCGCTCTTCTCTGCTCTTCTCTGCTCTTCTCCGCTCCTCTCCATTCCTCTCCATTCGCCCCTTCCCCCTCCCCTCCACTCTCCTGAGTATAACCGCAGATAGAATAAATCTACAGTAATGTAAGTTGTACAGATTTTAATCAgtaaatttgaaaacaataGATTTCTTAAAGTTTATGTTTTATACCAACACTCTGAAACATTACTTTACTTCTCCCCCctcaaaaataaactacCCCATCcagtttaataaaaacaacaacaacaacaacaacaacaacgacAACATTAAAACATCTATGCCAAACTTTGGATTTTTCTTTAGCAATTTTGTACTTTTACCAACATTAGGATTTACAACAGGGGTAATTACATTTATCAAACCTTGGCCAACATTGTCAAAAGATGAAATAAACAAGATTAAATCAAATACTTTTACTAACGAAGATGTTTTGTCACGCCttcaaaaagaaacattACCAGAAATTATAGAAagttcaaaaaaagaaaacagtACTACAACCGTTGTTTCTCAAGGTCAACTTTTACCATTACCACATCATAAATATCATATAGGCAAGGCATTATTGAGTAGAAAGGGGCAAATTGAAATTGACCCAATTATAACTAGGAATAGTGAAGAAGTAAATGCCATATTTCATTTTGGTAGTGGattaattaatgaaaaaggCTATATTCACAAAGGCATTGTTGCATTAGCTATGGACGAAGTATTATGCTATTGTGGCTTTCCACATTTACCCAGTAAAAAAGGCGTGACCGCTAAATTAGATTTAGAATATTTGCAGGATATACCTTCGGATACCACTGTTTTATTGAACTGTAAAGTAAAAGAAGTCAAGGGTAGAAAATGCGTAATCACGGGTGAATTAATTTCACTGCCAAATAGTTATAACGGTAATAGTCATTGgtatgataatatttttttcggtaataatagaaataacAAGAAGGATTCTACAGTTTATGCTACAGGCAAGTGTATATTAGTCGAACCAAAATggtttaaatatttaaaatggaTTGATATATTTGGTTGAATTAATATCGTAGAaggtttattatttaaccATTGGTAAAATTATTCGAGTTCTGTTTGACGTTTATCTATAACAAAATGGAGAGAAAGGTTATTGGAATTGTGGAtcgatattttttttttttttttttttttttttgtaatttttttaattgcatattcttttcttaattaAATTTCTTGAATCTTTTTGAGTAATTCCCGTAGTACGTTGTAAAAAGTATAGctttgtttaatatttgGGATGTGTGATGTAAGGATGTTGGAATAATGTCAATTAATGATGattgtttttcttctgCTTACTTTCCGTCcccagaaaaaaaagatccaGATTAGGAAAGAGACTTACAGAAATACCTGCACAAGTGATCAAGAAGAGTAAATTACGAAAGTACATAAAACActctttgaaaattttttaatttattttctttatttttttttatttttttgttattttctttcttggTACATTTTAACGAATTAAacagaacaaaaaaaaaaagcttgtTTATTGGactcaattttttttttttttttttttttttttttttttttttttcgctaGTAATCATATCCACATCTTTGTTGTTAACCACGTTTAATATCTGATTTCCGACAAAGAATCGTATACTTCAAAAGTTGATTCTAACTgttctttaaaattataaatccAGCGTAAAGTATGGCTACAGAGGTTCCCAAAGAAGTTACTAACAGATTATTCCAGGCACTACAATCAAAACATAGAGAAAATCGTGTTTGTTTTGACTGTGGGTCAAACAATCCAACCTGGACTAGTGTTCCATTTGGTGTTTTTTTGTGTATTAATTGCAGCGCAGTTCATAGAAACCTGGGCACACACATTACGTTTGTTCAAAGTACTAATCTAGATGTTTGGAGCGTGGATAACTTGAGAAGATTTAAGTTTGCAGGTAATCATAAAGCAATTGAATATTTCAATAAACATGGTGGCTCTCAGTTTTTATCAAATGGTAGTAACGGTAAAAGCAATAACAGATGCGATGCTAGAACTAAATATACTTCTCAAGTAgctaaaaaatataaaaaacatttagACAGTAAATGTTTACTTGATGAAGAAAAGTATGGGAACGAAATTGTTTTGGATGATATGGATCAAGATAGTACTGGAGGCGAATctaacagcaacagcagtAGTActgatgatttttttgataattggAGTAAACCAGCGACACCTAAGGTCTTGACCCCAAGGAATTCTCCCGTCTTACAACATTCACAACAGCAAAATGGGAACAAGAGTAATACAAAAGCAACTGCCACCAACGCTGCTAGCACAATGAGAAAACCCTTGAGAAGATCTGTAAAtagtagtggtagtaatgGTACAGGTGGTAGTACACAACCTAAACACTCTATTTTATCCAGCAGCAGAAAGCCACGAAGCACCAGGATAGCAGCCAATAAAGTATCCAAGGAAGATGCAGATGATTTGTTTGATCAGTTTGAAAAGGAAGCGCAAGAGgaaaaattgaacaaaGCTGCAGCAGGAGCTTTAGGATCTGCAACAACAAATGTAAAGATTGTTAAGCATGCTGCAGATGAACCGGATATGAAATATAACGCTAACAAAAATGGCAAGAAAGAAGATATTGACAATTTGGAGGATGATTTTGAGGAAGATTTTGAGGATAGCAGTAATGATACAGTAGAACAAGATTTGAAGCCTAAATTTGCCCGCTTAGGCTTTGGTATGACTATGAATAATGCTAGTCAGTTGACCAATCAACAGAAGCAGGCCAAAGTGAACTCTGAAATTAAATACACCGGTAAAGTAGCCAAAAAGTTTGGCGTTCAAAAAGGTATATCATCTGATGAATTTTTCCAAAGAGGATCGTATGATGAAGATGCCAGTCGTGAGgccaaagaaaaattgcaaaataattttagtaATGCAACAAGTATTTCATCAGACAGCTATTTTGGTAAAGACAACGAAGACACAGAAGATGGcgaacaacaacaatatggtggaagaagaagtactaatagtaatagtttTACGAGTAGGATTATTGATGATAACGATGATGATTTTCAAGTATTGAGGGATGCTGTTGAACAAGGTGCTACTAAATTAGGTAATTATTTGAGAGACTATTTAAGAAATTAAGGggtaatattattagcatttcgtgttgttttatttaaatttatttccttttttctttttcttctttttttggctTTTATCAATCAAAGTTTTATATTATGTTATTTTGTGTTccaaagttattttttttagtattacaatttttatatttttttttcaatttaataaatgtaatgattcttttttctctctttagGATCCGAAACTGCAAGCCGAATCACTCGAacaaacataaaaataagtgGAAGATGTTATGAGGCACTCCGGAAAATCTATGGAAGTTATCAACGATTTTTCCGGATGATTATCTATACATTTTTCGGTATTGGCAagctttttaatatatcaGCAGCATTTGtataaataatagtttGAAATGAATGTGTTTTATTGTGCTTCCAattctaataaaataagttaaattaaaataaaagttaaacagtttttttattgtgcTGCGTTGCTGGGaacattttcaaataaaatagacaaaaaaaaaaaaaaaaaataaaaaaaaaaatgttgaaaaaaaaaaaaatttttttaacaataatttagTACTTTGAAATTGGTTACATGAACGccattttctttctttctttctttcttttcctctttGTTTATTGTATGTTATAGTAGAAAACAGAAACAGCAGGCCAGAAGCCAACGAGGAtatctttttataaaaaataacaaataaaaagaaaaagaaaaaggtttttttttttttaacatatcattatataatatttatataaatttcaACGCCTTCTCCACtgtccctttttttttttttttttttgctttttttttcttattttccattttatttccattttattttttgttgaattcAACGTTGATGACCAAAGGGTAAAAGCCAAGAAAAGTCAAATCATAtctattatatatattttcatcGACTATATAAAGAAGTAACAACCTCaagttattatttctttcattttattccgtttcctttttcctcaacttgtttttatttttaaagagaaaaaaaataaaaataaaaatttatcacATCTATATTTGACGTACAGCATCTAGGATTgtataaataatagtaataataataataataataacaataacaataacaataagaATGACTGAAGATACTATACCAGCCTACTACTATTACATAGATCCGCAATCTACAGCCTATTATGATGAACAACAAGCAACAACACCTCCACA
This window harbors:
- the BRN1 gene encoding condensin subunit BRN1 (similar to Saccharomyces cerevisiae YBL097W | BRN1 | homolog of BaRreN), whose protein sequence is MALQFRYQQHNRIVDKSDPNHAEDDDDEEDVGIFTNRATIMANFEEWIKLATDNKITSKNSWNFALIDYFHDLNVLKDDENGNINFQRASATLDGCVKIYSSRVDSVATETGKLLTGLATDKNKNVESNDHRVNNGPNHNGAEDGNTNITDNTAVQNGDVVIDPVTGLPVNSVAEEIGKRRRNYNRILETTLTEFDNIKLKELDKELRIDPLFKKALSEFDEGGSKSLLLSTLNVDDNIRVIFDAIGTSVFEEKDIRGKNMTGEGEKTKTVENNIIKSAENLINEHDEDNNSILDSISDPLDSDDDKESSSANDQNISQLSSAYNISRDNFQQTDDDILALGSKIITNLNFKNLCPSMEEVRTVVKDVSKAKELLKDVNGKFENFLTDQDLEDVALNDIGIQDVNIDPRTAMDDYDSYDNDNDDESDRNPSHDIYEFEENIVNKSNNLLVEHSNESNISDITNTMSVISDEGISAVLDMDALSYFDDNLKKSWRGRDHWKVTNWKKFNTNTSNDNNNTTADASTTAAAAATTTTTTTTTTNNNNVGDHSDDDNSSPIIDKKQIDFFDFSTNPEDIIFESRKKSRIDMPLKDRENETHYLLPNDFHFTADKITRLFIKPTVRMAFISKRENLKKLSKGGYKSIQSTNNTTTNNNIVNNNDLNNNDVPNIADENFWAKNYDINETVENASLNGDLLPDNDNSDNENNDDIIGFDFNDAFGDEDKLDSAQEPIDLKVPNLSEQMENSNGMNIAHTATSLPLRNPTEFNNKMTYSRVSKRVDVKKLKDNIWATIQMNLVNTKNSKEVSESFHDELLLTDEVDTTVQDLNFSDVVSQVTNMYGESARKDLSTSFFFICLLHLANEHGFKIQNVENYEDLIIRFQQ
- a CDS encoding sugar porter family MFS transporter (similar to Saccharomyces cerevisiae YDR497C | ITR1 | myo-Inositol TRansporter (paralog of YOL103W | ITR2)) encodes the protein MFDNSSINSNSKKDQGIFEIENISTLDNDNTSFTFKNTKYYDQYDADDYNYAEVDDSKTHQIRHPSNVGIFEEVSINSSSTTDDKENYNKSNFYSYNDKKSKSSTKKKKVFKQSQKKLANDGVDENNVLGSYTEEQVMEMGRNFALKYNLPNENDIFGRAAALARSPNNFDRMEFLTQGEKIACYDEIHHKWKNIPKKLIAAIIGSAMSASVQGFDESIINGANLFYPKAVGLGSGSDHDNWIEGLINGAPYLCCAGISCWLTDWLNNKLGRKKVIFITCAISAITCFLQGFSPTNSWVYLFVVRFFLGFGIGPKSATTSVYLAECSTKRLRGVISMNWQTFTAFGIMWGYAFSLIFYKVGDNGVNGGLNWRLMLGSAMLPAIFVMIQIPWCPESPRWLLGKGRYLEAYESTVQLRSHKILACRDLFYQHVLIMEESSLEIPYFIRLKEVFTVRRNRNAFVTAFICAFMQQFCSINIQAYYSSSIFLKSGFDGVQALTASLGFGIINFVFAIPAFFMIDRFGRRFLLLNTFPWLALFVFVTGFAFWIPDQETRVGIVSMGIYVFTAIYSFGMGVVPFVIAGEVFPLYIRAIGASLFTVVLWGFNFILAITWPSMLKHLYPQGSFGFYAGWNIIGWCLVYFFMPETKMLTLEELDEIFDVPLWVRAKFQFKELWPNFQEYILRRHVKRQEPLDKHTRMALMYTGWEDKPNIENTEIY
- the MRX3 gene encoding Mrx3p (similar to Saccharomyces cerevisiae YBL095W | MRX3 | Mitochondrial oRganization of gene eXpression (MIOREX)), yielding FNKNNNNNNNNNDNIKTSMPNFGFFFSNFVLLPTLGFTTGVITFIKPWPTLSKDEINKIKSNTFTNEDVLSRLQKETLPEIIESSKKENSTTTVVSQGQLLPLPHHKYHIGKALLSRKGQIEIDPIITRNSEEVNAIFHFGSGLINEKGYIHKGIVALAMDEVLCYCGFPHLPSKKGVTAKLDLEYLQDIPSDTTVLLNCKVKEVKGRKCVITGELISLPNSYNGNSHWYDNIFFGNNRNNKKDSTVYATGKCILVEPKWFKYLKWIDIFG
- the GLO3 gene encoding ADP-ribosylation factor GTPase-activating protein (similar to Saccharomyces cerevisiae YER122C | GLO3 | GLyOxalase) translates to MATEVPKEVTNRLFQALQSKHRENRVCFDCGSNNPTWTSVPFGVFLCINCSAVHRNLGTHITFVQSTNLDVWSVDNLRRFKFAGNHKAIEYFNKHGGSQFLSNGSNGKSNNRCDARTKYTSQVAKKYKKHLDSKCLLDEEKYGNEIVLDDMDQDSTGGESNSNSSSTDDFFDNWSKPATPKVLTPRNSPVLQHSQQQNGNKSNTKATATNAASTMRKPLRRSVNSSGSNGTGGSTQPKHSILSSSRKPRSTRIAANKVSKEDADDLFDQFEKEAQEEKLNKAAAGALGSATTNVKIVKHAADEPDMKYNANKNGKKEDIDNLEDDFEEDFEDSSNDTVEQDLKPKFARLGFGMTMNNASQLTNQQKQAKVNSEIKYTGKVAKKFGVQKGISSDEFFQRGSYDEDASREAKEKLQNNFSNATSISSDSYFGKDNEDTEDGEQQQYGGRRSTNSNSFTSRIIDDNDDDFQVLRDAVEQGATKLGNYLRDYLRN